Genomic DNA from Candidatus Eisenbacteria bacterium:
GAGCGGATCGGCGACTCGGTCCGCTTCGACTATCCCTTGCTCACTCATATCCGCGACCACCTGGTCTACGAACTCGGATTTCCGGAACTCGCCTGCTGTCCCCACGACGACATCGATCGCGAGGCGGCCGCCAAGGCGCGGTCGGACGGTTTTCCGATGAAGCCGCAGAGAATTCTCCGCGACCTCCGGCTCCTCATGGACGAGCAGGACATCCTGATCTCCGACGTGGGCGCCCACAAGATGTGGATCGCCCGCCACTATCCGGTTTACGCGCCGAACACCTGCGTCATCTCCAACGGGTTCGCCTCCATGGGGATCGCGCTCCCCGGCGCGATCAGCGCCAAGATGGTTTATCCGGAACAGAAAGTGGTCGGCCTCTCCGGCGACGGCGGCTTCATGATGAACCTGCAGGAGCTGGCCACGGCGGTGCAGTATCGCGTCCCCTGCGTCATCCTGGTTTGGGAGGACGGCGGGTACGGACTGATCGAGTGGAACCAAGAGCTGCACTTCGGCCGCTCCTCCCACGTGCGATTCCGGAACCCGGACCTGGTGAACCTCGCCGCCGCCTTCGGCGCCCGCGCTTTCCGGGTCGAGTCGGCCGAGGGTTTCTCCGAAGCGATGCGCGAGGCATTCACCGAGCGGGAGCGGCCGAGCGTGGTCGTCGTCCCTGTGGACTACTCCGAGAACCGGCGGCTGACGGAGCGGCTCGGCCGGCTGATCACCCATTGACCCATTCCGCCGCGGGCAGAAGCGGGCCGCCCCGCCGTCCCGGCCGAGGAACGTCTTGAAGGGCGAGGAGCCACGAGTCATCACCGTGGAGGACCGCGAGGCCGGGCTCCTCGGCTGGGTCGTTATCGACAGCGCGGTGGCGGGACAATCGAGCGGCGGCCTCCGCATGCATCCGCGGGTGGACGACACCGAACTCCGTCTCCTCGCCCGGACCATGACGCGCAAGTACGCATTCCTGGGAATGCCGAAGGGGGGCGCCAAGGCGGGGATCCGTCACGACCCCGAGGACGACCCGGAGCGCGTGTTCGATCTACTGGCCCGGTTCGGCAGGGTGATCCGCCCGCTCATTCTCTCTCGCGCGTACATACCCGGACCGGACATGGGAACCGACGACGAGAGGATCCGCGCCCTCTTCCGGGCGAGCGGCGCTCCGTTCCGTCCGGGGGACCTGTGGCGTTACGAGCTGTCCGGACGCTTCACCGCCGCCGGCGTAACGGAAAGCTTCTTTCGCGCCGTCGCCGCCCTCGGGATTCCGGAAAAGGACCTGTCCGTCGCCGTGGAAGGGGTGGGCGCCGTCGGTTTGGAGGCGGCGCGGATGCTCGCCCGCCGCGGAGTACGGATCGCGGCGATCGCGAACGCCTACGGCCGGATCGCGAAAGCCGGCGGGATCGATCCCGAGGACTGGGCCGGTTTCGCCCGCCGCGCCGGCTGTGAGAAGATCGCCGGGTTTCCCGGCGCGACTCCATTGACGCACGAAGAATTTCTCGCCCTACCGGTGACGGCCTTCCTTCCGTGCGCGACGATCCATACCATCGACGAGAAGGATGCGGGACGCCTCGCCGCGCCGGTGATCGTCCCCGGCGCCAACGACCCCCTCGCCCCCGGCGCCCGATCGGCGCTGGAGGCGCGGGGCGTACTCGTCCTTCCCGACTTCGTCGTGAACGCCGGAGGTGTTCTCGGGGGCGCGCTCGCCCACGCCGGCATCGGCGAGACGGAGGTTCTGGAGCGAACGTCGGCGCTGATCGGCGACGTCGTGGAGCATCTCCTCCGGCGGTCCGACTCGCTCGGCGCGGCGCCGGCGGCTCTCGCGGAGCGGCTCGCCCACACCCGCAGGGAACGCGCGGTCCGGGGGCTCCGCCCCCGCCTTCTCCTCCTCGGCCTCGTACTGCAACGGACCGGCCTTCTCTTCCCCGCGGCGCGGCGGGCGGCGGCGCGGCGTTACGCCGCCGGGCTCGCGAAGAGCCTGGCGCGCGACATCGATGCGATTCGTACTTAAATAGTTAATCGTCGCCGTAGGGATAGGAGGCGGGCTCCGCGTCCGCGTCGGGCCCGAACGGCTCGATCGCCGCCGCCGGACCGCGGAAAACGGCGCGCAGGCGACGCAGGCTCTCCCGGGCGAATACATGGAAGGCGGCGGCTCCGAGGACGAGACCGAGCAGAAAATCCATGCCGAAGGCGGCCGGGAGGAAGAGGGGGCGCTTCTCGGCCACGGTGCGCCAGAGGTCGTGGTTGCAGGCGAGGTAGACGGCGAGCCCCGCCCCGGTGAGGACGAGGGCGTGGGGAGCGAGCGCCGCGAAGGGGAGCGCGACGACCGCCGCCGTCGCGGCGAGCCTGCCCACCGCACGGCGGGGCGTACTCAGGTAATCGTCGAAAATCCGGTGCGTGAACCAGATCTCCACCCAGAGCGATCCGCGCGTGAAGTGGTCCTTTACGTTCTTACGGAGCGTGACGGGGAAGTGGTGCCGTACCCGCACGGCCCGATTCAGATAGATCGGCGTTCGCTTCGAGATCCGCCGGCCCAGCTCCAAATCCTCCATGCAGGGGAGATCGTAGCGGTCGTCGAACCCGCCGCTTTCGAGATAGAGGTCCCTCCGGAAGGCGGCCACCGCCGCCCAGAGCAACGTCACCCGCCGCACCTCGGGGAAAGAGCGGTAATAACTGTAGCACTGAAGAGCCTTGTAGAGCGGCCAGGCGCCCCGGTTCGCCGGCTCCGGGTCGTAGACGCCGATCATGACCGAGCGCTCCGGATGCTCCCGGAAAAAGCGCGCCGTTCTCTCGAGCGTATCCGACCAAACGACCACGTCCGCGTCGAGGAAAAGAAGGACATCACCCCGCGCCTCCCGGGCGCCCAGGTTGCGCGCCGCCGAGGGTCCGCCGTTGCGCGGCATCCGGAAATAGCGGACGCCGAAGGGGCGGATCGCCTCCACCGTGTCGTCCGTGGAAAGGTCGTCCACCACGAGGATCTCGCAGTCGTCGAAACCGGACCCGCGGATGGAACGGAGCAGCTTGACCAGGGTCCGGGAGGAATTGTAAGTGGGGATAATGATGGAGAGCATGGACCCTCTCGCTTTGTCCTTTGCCCGATGGATAACCTAACGTAAGGTTTGTGCAACCTTATCCGCCGGCGGCGGCGGAGGCAATCTTTTTCGGAGACCGGAGAAACCTTGGAAAGCGGCTATTGGGACCGCGTCGCGGAGCGGATGGAGGCGGGCTACCACCTGGACCCGGTGATGGCGCGCCACAAGAGAAAGGTCCACCTGGACCTTCTCCGCGAGTGGTGCCCCGCCACGGCCGGGGAGCGGGTTCTGAAAACGGACCTCTTCGAGGAGGCCCTCGCCGAAGACCGGATCCTTCCCGACTGGCCCGACCCGGAGGGGGACGCGCGCGTCTTCGGCGTGGACATCGCGCCGCGCATCGCCGCGGGCGCGGCGCGGCGTCTCGGCGGGCGGCGATCGAGGCCGGTCCACGTCGCCGCGGGAGACGCCCTTCGCCTCCCCTTCCGGGACGGCGCCTTCGACGTGGTATATAGCTGTTCCACACTCGATCACTTTCCGGAACGAGCGGCCCTGCTCCGCGGGATCGCCGAGGCGGCCCGGGTTCTGCGGCCGGGAGGGCGCCTCATCGTCGCGCTCGACAACCCGGAGGCGCTTTTCCATCCGCTCGCCCGGCTGTTCGATCGGCTCGGCGTGTTGCGTTTCCGCCTCGGCGAGACTCTGTCCGGAGAGCGGCTCGAGGAGGAGCTGGCCCGGCTCGGGCTCCGCGTGCTCGACCGAAGGAACATATTTCACGTACCAAGGGTTTGGTGTTCCGCGTTGCTGGGCGCGCTCCGGGTTCTTCGCATCCCGGCGGACCGCTTCGCCGGCGACCGGTTGGAGAGGATGGAGCGGGCCGGACGGAAAAGGAAGGGACGACGGACCGCGTGGTACGTGGCGGCGCTCGCCCGTCTCCCCGAGGAGAAGGACGAAACGGCGGGGGAGTCGCGATGACCCGCCGGGAAGGGATCTTCGCGACCCTCGTCGCGGCGGCGGTCGCGACGGCGGTCTTCTTCGCCTTTCATCCCTCCACGACGTTCTGGGCGCTTTCGAACGGCGCGGATCTCGGCCCGGCGGCGCGCGCGGTCTGGGCGGCCTGCGCCCCGATCCCCTTCCTCCTCTTCCTCGCCGCGCGCCGGACCGGTGGCGGCGAACGGCCGGCCGGGGGAAGGCGGCGAACACCCCCGCCCCCCCTCGTCATGACCGTGGTCGCCGCCGCCGCTTTTCTGCTCTTCTTCCATTTTCGTTCCCGGAACCTTTTTCACGGCGACGGCTGGCTCCTCACCACCTTTTTAGAGAGGAACAACGACCCCATCGCGCTTCGCCCCGGTTGGGGGACAATCTGGATCCACCGCTTGGTCTACCGCGCCCTCCTTTCGCTCGGGGCGGCGAGCGCGCAGCTCTACGCCTTCGCCCTTCTTTCCTCTCTGGCCGGCGCGGCCTCCGTGCTCCTGGCGGCGAGGGGGGCGCGGGCCGTCGCGGCGGATCTGCCCCCGGAGGCAAGGCGCGTCGGCGCGGCGATCGGCGCGAGCCTGTTGCTCACGACCGGCGCGATGCAGCTCTTCTTCGGACACGTGGAAAACTACTCCCTCGTTCAGGTCCCCCTCCTCGCCTTCCTGGCGACGGGAACGGAGACGCTCTTCTCGGGGCGTCGCCCCCTCCTCCCCCTACTCTGTTTCGCCGTCGCGGTCTTTCTTCACACAGCAAGCGTTCTCCTCCTGCCGGCGGTCCTCTTCCTCATGGCCGCGACGCTCCGCCCCGCTCTTCTCCGCCCGGCGCGGATTCTCGCGTGGTCCGGCGTCGTCGCCCTTCTCCTCCTCCCCCCCACGGGCGCGCAACTCCGGATGCTCGTCGCCTTCCATCCCTGGACAAGCCATGGTCATCCTTTTTCGATCGGGCATCTCTCCGCCGCGCACGGCCTCATTCTGTTCAACCTCTTCGTCCTTCTCGTCCCCGTTCCCGCGGCGGCGCTCCTGGCCGGCGCGGCGCGCGGCGTTCGCCCCGCCGAAAACCTCCGCGATCGCCGAACCGGCTCCTTCCTCGCCCTCGCCGCCCTCTCCTTTCTCGCCTTCACCGTCACCGTGAAACCCTTTCTCGGCAACCGCGACTGGGACCTGTGCGCGTTCCTCGCCCCCCCCGTCGCGCTCTGGGCGGCGTGGCGATTCATCCGCTCCGTCCGCCCCGCGGCGCTCCTCCCCTCCACCCTTCTCGCCGCGGGTGCCGGGCTCTTTCTCCTGTTCCCCTGGGTGGCGGGAAACGCGGACCCCGCAGCCGCGGGCGAGCGCACACTCCGCTTCACCATCGATGATCCCTACCAATGGCACGGCGACCGCCCGCGCGCGCTCGACGTGGCCACGGTGACGGCGGAGCGGGGACAGACCGGCGCCGCCCGGGTTCTCATGGAGGAGATCACCCGCCGCAGGCCGGATCTCGCGATCGCCCGCGCCGACTGGGGAATCCTCCTCTGGGAAGAGGGCCGCTACGGCGAAGCGAGAGAGCACCTCGAGGCGGCGGTCGCCCTCGACCCCTCCCTCGATCCGCCCCTCTACTACCTGGGAGCGACCCTCTTCCACCTCCTCGAGGAAGACCTGGGGGAATCGCGTTTCCGGGAGTTCCTGGAGAGGCGGCCCGGCAATCCGAGCGCGGCCGGCTATCTCGGCAGGGCGCTCATGGCGCGGGGCGAGTGGGCGGAGGCGAAGGAGTGGCTTCTGGTCGCGGAAGAATCGCTGCCGGGGAACGCCGACCTGCAGGCGTGGCTCGGGCGAACCTGCCTCATGCTCGGCGACAGGGAAGAGGCGCGGCGGCGCGGTGACCGGGCGCTCCGCCTCGACCCGAACCACGAGGAAGCACGCCGCCTGATCGCGGAAGCGCGGCCGGAACCGGAGCGGGAGAAGAAACCGGGAAGGACCTACGCGACGCCGCGGTGACGTCGGCGGGCGCGGCTCAGCCGAACTGCGCCATGAACTTGTCTACCTCGAGCCGCAGATCGTACACGTCCCCCATGATCAGAATGAACTCCTGATCGGTGCAGCCGAGGGCGGCGCGGGCCGCCACGTCGATCTCTCCCTTCTTTTCCTCTCCGAGACCGTCGGCGGCGAGAAGGGCGAGAAGGTTGCCCAGGCAGATCATCCGGCGGAACGCTTCGGCGGGGCCGTCCCCGTCGAGGAGGAGCAACTCCTTCAGGGTGTGCGCTTCGCATGCCTCGCGCACCTTGGCCGGCAGCCTCCAGTGATCGCAGAGGAGCGTGCCGAAATAGGAGCTGGCGGGGAAACCGAGCCGTTCCTCCGCCTCGCTGAAGAGCCCGCCCGCCTCGCGAGCGGTGGCGATCAACGCCCTGTAGTGCTCGGGGTAGAACTTGAAGTAGACGAGTTTACCGATATCGTGCAAGAGGGCGGCGGACCAGAGTTCCTCGAAGTTGAGATGCGGCTCGTATTTCTTCGCCAGGTATTTGGCGCAGATCGCCACATAGAAGGAATGCCGCCAGTAGCTCTTCAGTTCGCCGTTCTCGTGAACGCCGATCGTGTTGATCACCGAGAGGGAGAGCACGAGACGGAAAACCTCGTTGAAGCCGAGAAAGGCGATCGCGAAACGCGCCTTGACGATCTCCCGGGGGAGGCCGTAATAGGCGGAGTTGACCACCTTGAGAACCTGCGCGAGGAGGGCGGGATCGCTGCTGATCAACTCGGACACCTTTTCGATGTCCGCGTCGTCGTCGTTCACCAACCCCTGGATCTTCTGCACGACCTCCGGCAACGCGGGAAGATTGCAGTGCTCCCGAAGAAACGTCTTGGGATCGATCTCGATAGGTTGGAGCATGGAGGACTCCTTCCGGGGGACTCTCACCATCTATCGGCCACATACCGGAATGGTCTGAATCTACCACTCGCCCCGACAGGCGGCAAGAACGGATCGAGCACGGAACCGCCTTGCACTCGCCCACCGAACTGCGTTATAATGAATAAGTTCCATGATCGCTTCCCCACGACAC
This window encodes:
- a CDS encoding glycosyltransferase family 2 protein; this translates as MLSIIIPTYNSSRTLVKLLRSIRGSGFDDCEILVVDDLSTDDTVEAIRPFGVRYFRMPRNGGPSAARNLGAREARGDVLLFLDADVVVWSDTLERTARFFREHPERSVMIGVYDPEPANRGAWPLYKALQCYSYYRSFPEVRRVTLLWAAVAAFRRDLYLESGGFDDRYDLPCMEDLELGRRISKRTPIYLNRAVRVRHHFPVTLRKNVKDHFTRGSLWVEIWFTHRIFDDYLSTPRRAVGRLAATAAVVALPFAALAPHALVLTGAGLAVYLACNHDLWRTVAEKRPLFLPAAFGMDFLLGLVLGAAAFHVFARESLRRLRAVFRGPAAAIEPFGPDADAEPASYPYGDD
- a CDS encoding Glu/Leu/Phe/Val dehydrogenase, encoding MKGEEPRVITVEDREAGLLGWVVIDSAVAGQSSGGLRMHPRVDDTELRLLARTMTRKYAFLGMPKGGAKAGIRHDPEDDPERVFDLLARFGRVIRPLILSRAYIPGPDMGTDDERIRALFRASGAPFRPGDLWRYELSGRFTAAGVTESFFRAVAALGIPEKDLSVAVEGVGAVGLEAARMLARRGVRIAAIANAYGRIAKAGGIDPEDWAGFARRAGCEKIAGFPGATPLTHEEFLALPVTAFLPCATIHTIDEKDAGRLAAPVIVPGANDPLAPGARSALEARGVLVLPDFVVNAGGVLGGALAHAGIGETEVLERTSALIGDVVEHLLRRSDSLGAAPAALAERLAHTRRERAVRGLRPRLLLLGLVLQRTGLLFPAARRAAARRYAAGLAKSLARDIDAIRT
- a CDS encoding HDOD domain-containing protein — translated: MLQPIEIDPKTFLREHCNLPALPEVVQKIQGLVNDDDADIEKVSELISSDPALLAQVLKVVNSAYYGLPREIVKARFAIAFLGFNEVFRLVLSLSVINTIGVHENGELKSYWRHSFYVAICAKYLAKKYEPHLNFEELWSAALLHDIGKLVYFKFYPEHYRALIATAREAGGLFSEAEERLGFPASSYFGTLLCDHWRLPAKVREACEAHTLKELLLLDGDGPAEAFRRMICLGNLLALLAADGLGEEKKGEIDVAARAALGCTDQEFILIMGDVYDLRLEVDKFMAQFG
- a CDS encoding methyltransferase domain-containing protein produces the protein MEAGYHLDPVMARHKRKVHLDLLREWCPATAGERVLKTDLFEEALAEDRILPDWPDPEGDARVFGVDIAPRIAAGAARRLGGRRSRPVHVAAGDALRLPFRDGAFDVVYSCSTLDHFPERAALLRGIAEAARVLRPGGRLIVALDNPEALFHPLARLFDRLGVLRFRLGETLSGERLEEELARLGLRVLDRRNIFHVPRVWCSALLGALRVLRIPADRFAGDRLERMERAGRKRKGRRTAWYVAALARLPEEKDETAGESR